In Anaerolineae bacterium, the following are encoded in one genomic region:
- a CDS encoding MarR family transcriptional regulator yields MPAVKPVLDIEPALFEAVVKVGKLLGLNKSASLALALLFAADQPLSLDDITASTGIAKSSNSVILKNLEQMGLVESVNRPHDRRKYYRVVDNPAEAFAVLIAQRLDNVAGRQQELFDSDHSSHSAAYRQRLVQLKAIYLGLLQAANYLRIQRANAWNEMNRRLAIDEPHH; encoded by the coding sequence ATGCCGGCGGTCAAGCCCGTGCTCGATATCGAACCTGCCCTCTTTGAAGCTGTGGTAAAAGTAGGCAAGCTCCTCGGGCTGAACAAGTCAGCTTCCCTGGCGCTGGCCCTGTTGTTTGCAGCCGATCAGCCACTTTCGCTGGACGATATCACCGCCAGTACCGGCATCGCCAAAAGCTCAAACAGCGTCATCCTGAAGAATCTGGAGCAAATGGGGCTGGTCGAGAGCGTTAACCGGCCACATGACCGGCGCAAATACTACCGTGTTGTCGACAACCCGGCGGAAGCTTTCGCCGTCCTGATCGCCCAGCGCCTGGACAACGTTGCTGGCCGGCAACAGGAACTATTCGATTCGGATCACTCCAGCCATTCTGCCGCCTACCGACAGCGCCTGGTTCAACTCAAAGCGATCTACCTGGGTTTGTTGCAGGCCGCCAACTATCTGCGTATCCAGCGTGCGAATGCCTGGAACGAGATGAACAGGCGTCTTGCCATTGACGAGCCGCATCACTAG